A window of the Glaciimonas sp. CA11.2 genome harbors these coding sequences:
- a CDS encoding GspE/PulE family protein, with the protein MARPEKIRLGEILLQQKLLSQEQLQLGLSEQQRTGRKLGRIFVENGFATEDAISAALARQLRIPYIHLKQYHIKSNIVLLLPEIQARRFRAIVMEEQPAGLLIGMADPTDLFAYDEIARLLKRDITLAVVNESELLQTIDRLYRRTNEITGLARELEQELGDNSIDFGTLGGGTGLEDAPVVKLLQSVFDDATQVGASDIHIEPQEKRLHIRFRIDGVLHLQTEADIKIAPSLALRLKLMADLDISEKRLPQDGRFAIKVKQQQIDVRMSTMPTQYGESVVMRLLNQSGGILNLDAIGMPKEMLKRFRAIVQRPNGLVLVTGPTGSGKTTTLYGALSELNTLEKKLITVEDPVEYRLPGINQVQVNDKIELSFSRVLRSALRQDPDVVLVGEMRDQETAQIGMRAAMTGHMVLSTLHTNDAISTPIRLLDMGVPGYMVASSLQAVVAQRLLRLICESCSEDATLQVNEIEWLKTELKETVNTHQYAHGRGCTHCNGTGYRGRVGVYEMLEITREVADAANGDDPALFMKVARAQLAGETLRRHAVALVLERRTTVSEAMRISIQLED; encoded by the coding sequence ATGGCCAGACCGGAAAAAATTCGTTTAGGTGAAATTTTACTGCAGCAAAAATTGCTATCCCAAGAACAATTGCAATTGGGATTAAGCGAGCAGCAGCGAACAGGACGAAAGTTGGGGCGTATTTTTGTTGAAAATGGTTTTGCGACGGAAGACGCTATTTCTGCCGCTCTGGCCCGCCAACTCCGCATTCCTTACATCCACCTCAAGCAGTACCATATCAAATCGAACATAGTGCTTCTCCTGCCTGAAATACAGGCGCGCCGGTTTCGCGCCATTGTTATGGAAGAGCAGCCCGCCGGACTATTAATCGGAATGGCTGATCCGACCGATTTGTTTGCATACGATGAAATTGCCCGCCTACTTAAGCGCGACATTACGCTCGCCGTTGTCAATGAAAGTGAACTCCTTCAAACCATCGACAGACTGTACCGCCGGACCAATGAAATTACGGGTTTGGCTCGCGAGCTAGAGCAAGAGCTCGGTGATAATAGTATCGATTTCGGCACTTTAGGGGGCGGAACTGGTCTGGAGGACGCCCCCGTCGTCAAGCTTCTGCAATCGGTATTTGATGATGCAACGCAAGTCGGTGCCTCGGATATTCATATCGAGCCACAAGAAAAACGACTACATATCCGATTTCGTATCGATGGCGTTTTACATTTGCAGACCGAAGCCGATATCAAGATTGCACCGTCGCTGGCGCTGCGACTGAAACTGATGGCGGATCTTGATATTTCAGAAAAACGTCTGCCGCAAGACGGACGCTTTGCGATCAAAGTCAAGCAACAACAGATCGACGTGCGGATGTCGACGATGCCGACGCAATATGGAGAATCAGTCGTCATGCGCCTGCTCAATCAGAGCGGCGGCATACTCAATCTGGATGCTATCGGTATGCCAAAGGAAATGCTAAAACGGTTTCGTGCAATCGTGCAGCGCCCTAACGGACTGGTGCTGGTAACAGGGCCAACCGGTAGCGGCAAGACAACAACGTTATACGGCGCATTGTCTGAACTCAATACGCTCGAGAAAAAACTCATCACGGTAGAAGATCCCGTCGAGTATCGGTTACCCGGCATCAATCAGGTACAAGTTAACGACAAAATCGAACTAAGCTTTTCCAGAGTTCTTCGCTCCGCTTTACGCCAGGATCCAGACGTCGTGTTAGTCGGAGAAATGCGCGATCAGGAAACCGCACAGATCGGCATGCGCGCCGCAATGACAGGCCACATGGTATTGTCGACGTTACACACCAACGATGCAATCAGCACGCCGATACGTTTGCTCGACATGGGTGTGCCGGGTTATATGGTTGCCAGTTCCTTACAAGCAGTCGTCGCACAACGTTTACTGCGTTTAATTTGCGAAAGCTGCTCGGAAGACGCCACCTTACAAGTCAACGAAATTGAGTGGTTAAAGACTGAGCTTAAAGAGACCGTGAATACACACCAATACGCCCATGGTCGGGGCTGCACCCATTGCAACGGTACTGGTTATCGTGGTCGGGTCGGGGTCTATGAAATGCTTGAAATAACCAGAGAAGTGGCGGATGCAGCAAATGGCGATGATCCCGCCCTTTTTATGAAAGTAGCGCGAGCCCAGTTAGCCGGTGAAACCTTACGTCGTCATGCGGTGGCGTTGGTCCTGGAGCGACGAACGACGGTCAGCGAAGCAATGCGTATCAGTATTCAGCTTGAGGATTAA
- a CDS encoding hybrid sensor histidine kinase/response regulator: MTRSTDKRTLYFGNARWRLSARRATAVIGIVVITLLALLIVVSTKILHDRTIEAWRTELGNLSLVLAENTSQTMTSASLVLDSLVENVESANVHDQAGLIKAFRTSSIHQMMHDKISGLPQINVATIIGVDGEVINITRSFPVPVLNLSDRDYFKYHSHNADPGIFISQPVQNKVNGKWFFYISRRIEDANGHFLGVVLLGLASDFFGDFYKNVSLGNQSAVSLYLRDYTLVARWPPTNALLGKKFLAGPTFAVIEENKNHDVILSRSPRAADDFKKVYRMSAIRLVRGYPLIVNVTITEDLFLGGWRGTVQLLGGIALVSLLALSIAFVLIAIVLKRREQDAKEAFLLKTQADSANESKSRFLAMMSHEIRTPMHGIIGMSELMLETKLDSVQLAYASNVRSGARGLMRILNEILDFSKIEAGHMEFEMISFDPVHLIFDVIDLHKANAKQKNLVIDTSISLTAPKWVDGDPIRIRQILGNLIVNAIKFTPSGKITIYFSAHADVANLDMVHLRYSVLDSGIGISEEAQINLFEPFIQADNTTSRKYGGTGLGLAICKRLVELMHGQISCVSSLGLGSSFTFRIRSRISEKEPVDLSSIESIPPANLAPLPLTPVLQTYAPRVLVIEDTEINRQLVRILLTKRGCVVEEVENGELALDALALRHFDLVLMDCMMPVMDGYEATRLLREKEAATGAPRMPIIGLTASAIKGDRERCLAAGMDDYLTKPCTANEFIATVGRWIELKTIVVLRPE; this comes from the coding sequence ATGACACGATCGACAGATAAGCGAACGCTATATTTCGGGAACGCACGATGGCGCCTTAGTGCGAGGAGGGCCACGGCCGTTATTGGTATCGTGGTAATCACGTTGCTCGCATTATTAATCGTCGTGTCAACCAAGATACTGCATGATCGGACGATAGAGGCGTGGCGCACGGAACTTGGTAACTTGTCTCTCGTGTTGGCGGAAAATACTTCACAGACGATGACGTCGGCTTCGCTGGTGCTGGATAGTTTGGTCGAGAACGTCGAGTCTGCGAATGTGCATGATCAAGCGGGGTTAATAAAGGCCTTCAGAACCTCTTCGATTCACCAGATGATGCATGACAAAATCAGTGGACTGCCACAAATCAATGTAGCTACTATTATCGGTGTAGATGGCGAAGTAATAAATATTACCCGTTCGTTTCCTGTGCCGGTACTGAATCTGAGTGATCGCGACTATTTTAAATATCATAGCCACAACGCTGATCCCGGTATATTTATCAGCCAACCGGTGCAAAACAAAGTTAACGGTAAATGGTTTTTCTACATTAGCCGGCGTATCGAGGATGCCAATGGGCATTTTCTTGGCGTGGTTCTGTTAGGACTGGCGAGCGATTTTTTTGGCGATTTTTACAAAAATGTTAGCCTTGGTAATCAATCTGCCGTGTCGCTGTATCTCCGAGATTACACATTAGTTGCGCGTTGGCCGCCTACGAACGCCCTGCTAGGAAAAAAATTCCTTGCAGGTCCAACCTTTGCAGTAATTGAGGAAAATAAAAACCACGACGTTATTCTGTCCAGAAGTCCACGGGCGGCAGATGACTTCAAGAAAGTGTATCGGATGAGTGCGATCCGGTTAGTCAGAGGTTATCCGCTGATTGTGAATGTCACCATCACTGAAGATTTGTTCCTCGGTGGTTGGCGTGGAACGGTACAGTTGTTGGGTGGTATTGCGTTGGTAAGCTTGCTTGCGCTATCGATTGCGTTTGTACTGATCGCGATTGTCCTGAAGCGGCGGGAGCAGGACGCAAAAGAAGCCTTTTTACTGAAGACCCAAGCCGACTCCGCCAACGAATCAAAATCACGCTTTCTGGCGATGATGAGTCATGAAATCCGTACTCCGATGCATGGCATTATTGGGATGTCGGAATTGATGTTGGAGACTAAACTCGATAGCGTCCAGCTGGCATATGCCAGTAACGTGCGGAGTGGTGCGCGCGGACTTATGCGAATTCTTAACGAGATTTTGGATTTTTCAAAAATCGAAGCTGGTCATATGGAGTTCGAAATGATCTCCTTCGATCCGGTCCACCTGATATTCGATGTCATTGATCTGCATAAAGCCAATGCCAAGCAAAAAAACCTGGTGATTGATACCTCTATCAGCTTAACTGCTCCAAAGTGGGTAGATGGAGATCCCATACGGATAAGACAGATTTTGGGTAATCTGATTGTCAATGCGATCAAATTCACACCATCGGGGAAGATAACCATTTACTTCAGCGCGCATGCTGATGTTGCTAATCTGGATATGGTGCATTTGCGGTATTCGGTTCTGGATAGTGGTATTGGGATCAGCGAGGAAGCGCAAATCAATTTATTTGAACCGTTTATACAGGCAGACAATACGACGAGTCGGAAATACGGCGGTACTGGCCTAGGCCTAGCCATATGCAAGCGCCTAGTCGAGCTGATGCATGGTCAAATCAGTTGCGTCAGCAGCTTAGGTTTGGGATCAAGTTTTACGTTCCGGATTCGCTCTCGGATTTCAGAGAAGGAACCCGTCGATCTCTCATCGATTGAAAGTATTCCGCCAGCGAACCTCGCACCATTGCCATTAACGCCAGTATTGCAAACGTATGCACCACGCGTACTGGTTATTGAGGACACAGAAATCAACCGGCAACTGGTGCGTATCCTGCTGACAAAAAGGGGATGCGTGGTTGAAGAGGTTGAAAACGGTGAGTTAGCACTCGATGCACTTGCTCTGCGGCATTTTGACTTGGTTCTCATGGATTGTATGATGCCGGTAATGGACGGTTATGAGGCAACCAGACTTCTTAGAGAAAAAGAGGCCGCAACCGGCGCCCCGAGAATGCCGATTATTGGTCTCACCGCCAGTGCGATCAAGGGTGACCGCGAGCGTTGTCTCGCCGCAGGAATGGATGACTATCTTACTAAACCTTGTACCGCCAATGAATTTATAGCGACGGTTGGCCGCTGGATCGAGCTGAAAACCATTGTGGTTTTGCGCCCTGAGTAA
- a CDS encoding type II secretion system protein — protein sequence MLATSIRQRGFTLIEAVMVITITGIIAAVVAIFMRSPIQGYFDLERRVEVTDTADTALRRIGRDLRLALPNSVRSVGASPLCLEYLPTASGGRYRVDAPGAALNFTAPTTTFDVLSTLNPIPASGDQLVVYNLGIPGADAYSGENRATISTATVNSITLTSAKQFPFASPGNRFQIMPAAEQAVFYVCTNSGTGIDAAGNGNGSLYRLSGYGINAAAPTSCPAIPANAPVLAQNISHCEFTYTVGVTQRNSLISLRIAITKNNETASLYNAVHVSNSP from the coding sequence ATGTTAGCCACCTCAATCCGGCAGCGTGGTTTTACGCTGATCGAAGCGGTAATGGTCATCACCATCACCGGCATCATCGCCGCAGTGGTGGCGATCTTCATGCGTAGCCCGATTCAAGGCTATTTTGATCTGGAACGACGCGTGGAGGTCACCGACACAGCCGATACAGCACTGCGCCGAATTGGTCGCGACTTGCGCCTGGCGCTGCCAAATAGTGTGCGCAGCGTTGGCGCATCACCACTATGCCTGGAATACCTGCCAACAGCCAGCGGCGGACGCTATCGGGTTGATGCTCCCGGCGCAGCGCTCAATTTTACGGCCCCGACTACAACCTTCGACGTGCTATCAACCCTCAATCCAATACCCGCCAGCGGCGACCAATTGGTCGTCTATAATCTGGGAATACCTGGTGCGGATGCTTATTCCGGCGAGAATCGAGCAACTATTTCGACTGCCACCGTCAACAGTATTACACTGACTTCAGCAAAACAGTTTCCGTTTGCATCACCCGGCAATCGCTTTCAGATCATGCCAGCTGCGGAGCAAGCAGTGTTTTATGTTTGCACCAACAGCGGCACCGGGATTGATGCAGCCGGTAACGGAAACGGCAGCCTATATCGCTTATCGGGTTACGGAATTAACGCGGCCGCTCCCACCTCCTGCCCCGCAATACCAGCTAACGCGCCAGTGCTGGCACAAAATATCAGTCACTGCGAATTCACATATACGGTCGGCGTGACGCAACGCAACAGCTTGATTTCACTGCGTATCGCGATCACTAAAAACAATGAAACGGCCAGCCTCTACAATGCAGTTCATGTCAGTAACTCACCCTAA
- a CDS encoding GspH/FimT family pseudopilin translates to MTISKNSNGFTLIELVMVIVITGVIAVVAIPRFSGRQTFQARGFYDQTLSMLRYAQKIAIAQHTPTFVNVSSVNGTICLTYLSDINCINSDAKQVVLGPSDQQKFSKVTPNGITIESTNSSFFFSALGKPSPDATVQLSIVGDGMKRIITVERETGYVH, encoded by the coding sequence ATGACAATTTCAAAAAACAGTAATGGATTTACCTTGATCGAGCTGGTCATGGTGATCGTTATCACAGGCGTTATTGCCGTCGTCGCTATCCCGCGTTTCTCAGGACGCCAGACATTCCAAGCACGTGGCTTTTATGATCAAACTTTGTCAATGCTGCGTTACGCACAAAAAATCGCCATAGCACAACACACCCCAACGTTCGTCAATGTGAGCAGCGTAAACGGAACGATATGCCTTACCTATCTCTCCGATATCAATTGCATCAACAGCGATGCCAAACAAGTCGTGCTCGGTCCGTCTGACCAGCAAAAATTCAGTAAAGTCACACCAAACGGTATCACTATCGAATCAACAAACTCCTCGTTTTTTTTCTCAGCATTAGGGAAGCCATCGCCAGACGCGACCGTCCAGTTGTCCATCGTCGGCGATGGCATGAAAAGAATAATTACTGTTGAGCGAGAGACCGGATATGTCCACTAA
- a CDS encoding prepilin-type N-terminal cleavage/methylation domain-containing protein produces the protein MSTNTSLNQQKGISLIELILFIVIVSVGIAGILSVMNITTKNSEDPVQRKQALAIAESMLEEISLQPFTYCAPSDANALTANSVGDCAGIPGIANEDDLPSTSRVSNVAQREADNVADYNNFSMSPILDISGTPITGLASYSVSVAIKQVGDTLAPAAAKNDVLQIDVRAVSSSADITVTGYRFRYAPNAVP, from the coding sequence ATGTCCACTAACACGTCTCTGAATCAGCAAAAAGGGATCTCGCTGATTGAACTCATTCTGTTCATCGTCATCGTTAGCGTCGGGATTGCAGGCATTCTATCGGTGATGAACATCACTACAAAAAATAGTGAAGATCCTGTGCAACGCAAGCAGGCGCTGGCAATAGCAGAATCAATGCTGGAGGAAATCAGCTTGCAACCCTTCACCTATTGCGCCCCATCCGACGCCAATGCGTTGACTGCTAACAGTGTCGGCGATTGTGCTGGCATCCCGGGAATAGCAAACGAAGACGATTTACCGTCGACGTCCCGCGTCAGCAACGTTGCGCAACGCGAAGCTGATAACGTGGCTGATTACAACAATTTTTCAATGAGTCCAATATTAGATATCTCAGGTACACCGATCACTGGACTCGCGTCCTACTCAGTATCGGTCGCCATCAAACAAGTTGGCGATACTTTAGCACCAGCAGCGGCCAAAAATGATGTTTTGCAAATTGACGTAAGAGCTGTATCAAGTTCTGCCGATATTACGGTCACGGGTTATCGTTTTCGTTATGCACCTAATGCCGTACCCTAA
- a CDS encoding type II secretion system F family protein: MPFFAYKARNARGEQVQGVLEGSDSSGIASQLFNAGITPIDITPTSGPISGTSAENDWWSRLNEEKVRSIDVQLFSRQLYTLLKAGIPIMRGLAGLQESATNKSFARVLKDIRESLDAGRELSASMRRHPRVFSNFYLNMVRVGEMTGRLEEVFLRLFGHLEFEREMGERVRTAMRYPSFVVVAMLAAMVVINIFVIPSFANVYAGFHAQLPLPTRFLMATSAFTVHYWPLLLAIIAAAAFAFKTYLATVDGLYKWDKLKLRFPIVGKIILKATLARFARSFALSSKSGVPIVMGLTVVAQTVDNSYIASRIEQMRDGVERGESILRTASVTGVFTPVVLQMIAVGEETGELDDLMDEIARMYEHEVDYELKTLSSQIEPILIGVLGIIVLILALGIFLPMWDLGKVAIKN; this comes from the coding sequence ATGCCTTTCTTCGCATATAAAGCACGTAACGCCCGCGGTGAGCAAGTGCAAGGCGTCCTGGAAGGTAGCGATAGTAGCGGTATCGCCAGTCAGCTATTTAACGCCGGTATAACACCGATTGACATTACGCCGACCAGCGGCCCCATTAGCGGTACAAGTGCTGAAAATGACTGGTGGTCACGCCTCAACGAAGAAAAAGTCCGCTCCATCGACGTACAATTATTTAGTCGCCAACTTTATACTCTGCTAAAAGCCGGTATTCCTATCATGCGCGGCTTGGCTGGCTTACAAGAATCAGCAACCAACAAGTCATTTGCAAGAGTGCTAAAAGACATCAGGGAATCACTTGATGCTGGCCGAGAACTATCAGCGTCAATGCGGCGTCATCCACGCGTATTCTCCAATTTTTATCTGAATATGGTACGCGTCGGAGAAATGACCGGGCGTCTTGAGGAGGTTTTTCTACGGCTGTTCGGGCATCTCGAATTCGAGCGAGAAATGGGCGAAAGAGTACGGACCGCGATGCGCTACCCTTCTTTTGTAGTGGTGGCCATGCTGGCAGCCATGGTCGTCATCAATATCTTTGTCATTCCGTCCTTCGCCAATGTTTACGCTGGATTTCATGCCCAGTTACCCTTGCCAACACGGTTCTTAATGGCGACCTCTGCATTCACCGTCCATTATTGGCCCTTGCTGCTGGCGATCATTGCCGCCGCTGCGTTTGCATTCAAAACCTATCTCGCCACCGTCGATGGTTTGTACAAATGGGATAAACTTAAATTGCGCTTTCCTATTGTCGGCAAAATCATCTTAAAAGCGACGTTAGCCCGATTCGCGCGCAGCTTTGCGCTATCAAGTAAAAGCGGCGTACCAATCGTGATGGGACTTACCGTGGTCGCTCAAACAGTCGACAACAGTTATATCGCTAGTCGTATCGAACAAATGCGTGATGGCGTCGAACGTGGTGAAAGTATTTTACGTACAGCTTCAGTTACCGGTGTGTTTACACCGGTCGTTTTACAAATGATCGCAGTCGGCGAAGAAACTGGCGAGCTTGATGATTTGATGGACGAGATAGCAAGAATGTACGAGCATGAAGTCGATTACGAACTAAAGACGTTGTCTTCGCAAATAGAACCGATTTTGATCGGCGTGCTGGGCATCATCGTCCTGATCCTGGCGCTGGGCATCTTTTTGCCAATGTGGGACCTTGGTAAGGTCGCTATTAAAAATTAG
- a CDS encoding type II secretion system protein gives MKKQQSGFTLIELVMVIVILGILAAVALPKFADLKSDAQVAALAGVKGSIESGSAINYAAVIAGHGTTTIGLNCSTAALAVLQGPLPAGYSLDTGVAIVSGDNACVLTGLALPTSIAHIVGI, from the coding sequence ATGAAAAAGCAGCAATCGGGTTTTACCCTCATCGAATTAGTCATGGTCATCGTTATTTTGGGAATATTGGCTGCGGTGGCCTTGCCTAAATTTGCCGATTTAAAATCCGACGCACAAGTTGCTGCGCTCGCAGGTGTTAAAGGATCAATTGAATCAGGTAGCGCAATTAACTATGCTGCCGTTATTGCCGGACATGGTACAACAACAATCGGCTTGAATTGCTCCACCGCTGCTTTAGCGGTGCTACAAGGCCCTCTGCCAGCAGGCTATTCATTGGACACAGGCGTTGCCATCGTATCTGGCGATAATGCATGCGTACTGACCGGCCTCGCACTACCTACATCGATTGCGCACATTGTCGGTATTTAA